In Piliocolobus tephrosceles isolate RC106 chromosome 5, ASM277652v3, whole genome shotgun sequence, a single genomic region encodes these proteins:
- the LOC111525994 gene encoding zinc finger protein with KRAB and SCAN domains 8-like, translating to MDPHQKVPSIYNGDTLQTPEYEKVSQYEDQLERHEGRRMEERRYKCNECGKKFAQSSGLVRHQRIHTGEKPYECDHCGKAFSVRSTLTVHERIHTGEKPYTCNECKKAFSVRAHLIIHQRIHNGEKPYECNECGKAFSVSSDLIKHQRIHTGEKPYECDECGKAFSVSSALIKHQRIHTGEKPYECKECGKAFYVNSALINHQRIHSGEKPYECGECGKAFSQISTLIHHQRIHTGEKPYECEECGKAFRGSSNLTKHQKIHAKGKCHQ from the coding sequence ATGGACCCACACCAGAAGGTCCCTAGCATATATAATGGGGATACTTTACAGACTCCTGAGTATGAAAAAGTCTCTCAGTATGAGGACCAGTTAGAAAGGCATGAGGGTAGGCGCATGGAAGAAAGACGGTATAAATGCAATGAATGTGGAAAGAAGTTTGCCCAGAGCTCAGGCCTTGTTCGACATCAGAGaatccacactggagagaaaccctatgagtgTGATCACTGTGGAAAAGCCTTTAGCGTGCGCTCAACCCTTACTGTGCATGAAAGAATCCACACTGGTGAGAAGCCTTATACTTGTAATGAGTGTAAGAAAGCCTTCAGTGTAAGGGCACACCTGATTATACATCAGAGAATCCACaatggagagaaaccctatgaatgtaatgagtgtggcaaagcATTTAGTGTGAGCTCAGACCTTATCAAACACCAGAGAATCCATACTGGTGAGAAACCTTATGAGTGTGATGAGTGTGGAAAAGCTTTCAGTGTGAGCTCAGCCCTCATCAAGCATCAGAGAATCCATACAGGAGAAAAGCCATATgagtgtaaggaatgtgggaaggccttctATGTGAACTCAGCGCTTATTAATCACCAGAGGATTCACTCTGGAGAAAAGCCCTATGAGTGTGGAGAGTGTGGAAAAGCGTTCAGCCAGATCTCAACCCTTATTCATCACCAGAGAatccatactggagagaaaccatatgaGTGTGAAGAGTGTGGGAAAGCTTTCCGTGGGAGTTCTAATCTTACTAAACACCAGAAAATACATGCCAAAGGAAAGTGTCATCAGTGA
- the LOC111525992 gene encoding zinc finger protein with KRAB and SCAN domains 8 yields MAEESRKPSAPSPPDQTPEEDLVIVKVEEDHGWDQESSLHENNPPGQELFRLRFRQLCYQETLGPREALIQLRALCHQWLRPDLNTKEQILELLVLEQFLTILPEELQTLVKEHQLENGEEVVTLLEDLERQIDILGRPVSARVHGRRVLWEEVVHSESAPEPPNTELQSEATQHKSPVPQGSQERAMSTSQSPTPSQKGSSGDQEMTATLLTAGFQTLEKIEDMAVSLIREEWLLDPSQKDLSRDNRPENFRNVFSLGGETRSENRELASKQVISTGIQPHGETAAKCNGDIIGGLEHGEARDLLGRLERQRGNLTQERRHKCDECGKSFAQSSGLVRHWRIHTGEKPYQCNVCGKAFSYRSALLSHQDIHNKVKRYHCKECGKAFSQNTGLILHQRIHTGEKPYQCNQCGKAFSQSAGLILHQRIHSGERPYECNECGKAFSHSSHLIGHQRIHTGEKPYECDECGKTFRRSSHLIGHQRSHTGEKPYKCNECGRAFSQKSGLIEHQRIHTGERPYKCKECGKAFNGNTGLIQHLRIHTGEKPYQCNECGKAFIQRSSLIRHQRIHSGEKSESIGI; encoded by the exons ATGGCTGAAGAATCAAGAAAGCCGTCAGCCCCATCCCCACCAGACCAGACTCCTGAAGAGGATCTTGTAATTGTCAAGGTAGAGGAGGATCATGGTTGGGACCAGGAATCTAGTCTGCATGAGAATAACCCTCCTGGCCAAGAACTGTTCCGCCTGCGCTTCAGGCAGTTATGCTACCAGGAGACACTAGGACCCCGAGAAGCTCTGATCCAGCTACGGGCACTTTGCCATCAGTGGCTGAGGCCAGATTTGAACACCAAGGAGCAGATCCTGGAGCTGCTGGTGCTGGAGCAGTTCTTGACCATCCTACCTGAGGAACTCCAGACTCTGGTTAAGGAACATCAGCTAGAGAACGGAGAGGAGGTGGTGACCCTATTAGAGGATTTGGAAAGGCAGATTGATATACTAGGACGACCA GTCTCAGCTCGTGTACATGGACGTAGGGTACTCTGGGAGGAGGTAGTACATTCAGAATCTGCACCAGAGCCTCCAAATACTGAGCTCCAATCTGAAGCAACCCAGCATAAATCTCCAGTGCCCCAAGGGTCACAAGAGAGAG CCATGTCTACTTCCCAGAGTCCTACTCCTTCCCAGAAAGGAAGTTCTGGAGACCAGGAAATGACAGCTACACTTCTCACAGCAGGGTTCCAG aCTTTGGAGAAGATTGAAGACATGGCCGTGTCCCTTATTCGAGAGGAGTGGCTTCTTGATCCATCACAGAAGGATCTGAGTAGAGATAACAGGCCAGAAAATTTCAGAAACGTGTTCTCCCTGG gtgGTGAGACCAGGAGTGAGAACAGAGAATTAGCATCAAAACAGGTAATATCTACTGGAATCCAACCACATGGAGAGACAGCTGCAAAATGCAACGGGGATATTATCGGGGGTCTTGAGCATGGAGAAGCCCGTGACCTTCTGGGCAGATTAGAGAGGCAGCGGGGAAATCTCACACAAGAGAGACGACATAAATGTGATGAATGTGGGAAAAGCTTTGCTCAGAGCTCAGGCCTTGTTCGCCACTGGAGAATCCACACTGGGGAGAAACCCTATCAGTGTAATGTATGTGGTAAAGCCTTCAGTTACAGGTCAGCCCTTCTTTCACATCAGGATATCCACAACAAAGTAAAACGCTATCACTGTAAGGAGTGTGGTAAAGCCTTCAGTCAGAACACAGGCCTGATTCTGCACCAGAGAATCCACACTGGGGAGAAGCCATATCAGTGCAATCAGTGTGGGAAGGCTTTCAGTCAGAGTGCGGGCCTTATTCTGCACCAAAGAATCCACAGTGGGGAGAGACCCTATGAATGTAATGAGtgtgggaaagctttcagtcATAGCTCACACCTCATTGGACATCAGAGAATCCACACAGGGGAGAAGCCCTATGAGTGTGATGAGTGTGGGAAAACCTTCAGGCGGAGCTCACATCTTATTGGTCATCAGAGGAGCCACACTGgggagaaaccctacaaatgcaATGAGTGTGGGAGGGCCTTCAGTCAGAAGTCAGGCCTTATTGAACATCAGAGAATCCACACTGGAGAAAGACCCtataaatgtaaagaatgtgggaaagctttcAATGGGAACACTGGTCTCATTCAACACCTGAGAATTCACACAGGGGAGAAGCCCTACCAATGTAAtgagtgtgggaaagcctttattCAGAGGTCGAGTCTCATTCGACATCAGAGAATCCACAGTGGTGAAAAATCTGAATCCATAGGCATTTAG